The genomic window GCACGATGTGCACCGACCCGTCGGCGTCACGCAGCACCGTGCGCCGCAGCGTCATCTCCTCGACCGTGCCTTTCACCGGCCCGAGCCGCACCATGTCGCCCACGTCGTACTGGTTCTCCAGCAGGATGAAGAAGCCGTTGATAACGTCCTTCACCAGCGTCTGCGCGCCGAAGCCGATCGCCAGGCCCGCGATCCCCGCCGACGCCAGCAGCGGCTTCATGTCGATGCCGAAGATGGGCAGGATCTGCATCAGCGTGAGGAACACGATGACGAACAGCCCCACGCTGTAGATCACCGTCGCCAGCGTCCGCAGCTGCTGCGCGCGCATCCCTTGCGGCAGCCTTTGGCGCTCGCTGAAGCGCGCCAGCCGCCGCGTCGCCGACCTCAGCACCTGCACCAGCAGCAGCGCCAGCAGGATGATGCCCAGCAGCTTCACGCCGTTGCGGTGGAACCACTCCGCCGCCTCGGCGCGCCAGTTCTGCCACTCCGGCGGCAGCGCGGCCAGCAGCGAA from Terriglobales bacterium includes these protein-coding regions:
- a CDS encoding mechanosensitive ion channel family protein; the encoded protein is MLLANSLLAALPPEWQNWRAEAAEWFHRNGVKLLGIILLALLLVQVLRSATRRLARFSERQRLPQGMRAQQLRTLATVIYSVGLFVIVFLTLMQILPIFGIDMKPLLASAGIAGLAIGFGAQTLVKDVINGFFILLENQYDVGDMVRLGPVKGTVEEMTLRRTVLRDADGSVHIVPNSEIKIVTNMTRDWTQVALHIPVAYSEPSEKVMRVLKEAAEELRNDREVAADIVAEPEVPGIERVSAGEVDYLLLVKTQPGAQYRVSRALRRKVKECFERNQIQVPGPTKVYVAGPEQRGQEEIKQ